In the genome of Bradyrhizobium arachidis, one region contains:
- a CDS encoding cupredoxin domain-containing protein codes for MKTIKLALALAALSIAPAFAHEQHGHESFSAGEPGNPKKPARTIEILMNEMDYTPAKIEVKRGEQIRFVLRNVGKEDHEFLLATTKENLAHAEVMKKHPHMEHDDPNGVRLAPSKTAEILWKFSKAGTFEFSCLIPDHRNYGMVGHVTVK; via the coding sequence ATGAAGACGATCAAACTCGCTCTCGCGCTGGCTGCGCTGTCGATCGCGCCGGCCTTTGCCCATGAGCAGCACGGGCACGAGTCCTTTTCGGCCGGGGAGCCCGGCAATCCCAAAAAGCCCGCGCGCACCATCGAGATCCTGATGAACGAGATGGACTACACGCCCGCCAAGATCGAGGTCAAACGCGGCGAGCAGATCCGCTTCGTGCTGCGCAATGTCGGCAAGGAGGACCATGAATTCCTGCTCGCCACTACCAAGGAAAATCTCGCGCATGCCGAGGTGATGAAGAAGCATCCGCACATGGAGCACGACGATCCCAACGGCGTGCGCCTCGCACCGAGCAAGACCGCCGAGATCCTCTGGAAATTCAGCAAGGCCGGCACGTTCGAATTTTCCTGCCTCATTCCCGACCACCGCAACTACGGCATGGTCGGCCACGTCACCGTGAAGTAA
- a CDS encoding copper-binding protein, which produces MNRIIRIAAALALTVGLATGVFSSGVVAAGAAISGEVKKIDESAGKITLKHGPAKSLGMEEPMTMVYRVKDTTMLKQVKVGDKVTFEAEEAAAGYTVTKLEKAK; this is translated from the coding sequence ATGAACCGCATCATCCGCATCGCCGCAGCGCTGGCGCTGACCGTCGGTCTTGCCACTGGCGTCTTTTCTTCTGGAGTCGTGGCTGCCGGCGCCGCCATCAGCGGCGAGGTCAAGAAGATCGACGAGAGCGCCGGCAAGATCACGCTCAAGCACGGCCCCGCCAAGAGCCTCGGCATGGAGGAGCCCATGACCATGGTCTACCGCGTCAAGGACACCACGATGCTCAAGCAGGTGAAGGTCGGCGACAAGGTGACCTTCGAGGCCGAGGAGGCGGCGGCCGGGTACACGGTGACGAAGTTGGAGAAGGCGAAGTAG
- the flhA gene encoding flagellar biosynthesis protein FlhA, which translates to MVDVTAGQGVGAAKPGIPSLNEIVSILKRGDIALALGILTILVVLILPLPAIVLDLFLAISITLSILILMTSLFIQAPLEFSAFPTILLISTMLRLSLNMASTRLILSHGHEGTDAAGHVIEAFGSFVMGGNFVIGIIVFAILIIVNFVVITKGSGRIAEVAARFHLDAMPGKQMAIDADLSAGLIDEKVAKQRRKELEDESGFFGAMDGASKFVRGDAIAGLLIVFINVVGGMIIGVAQQGLSFADAGRSYTLLTVGDGLVTQVPALIVSTAAGLLVSKAGVSGAADKALMKQFSGYPQALAMSSAVMLVLAALPGIPTIPFLALGAGAGALAWHARNHKRTTVKAEEAAKAAPAAGQPGAPGTAAAEEPISAALKIDDLKIELGYALLPLVNGPDGTDRLTEQIKALRRSLAIEMGFVMPAVRILDNVQLEANTYIIKIKEVDAGSGKIWPNQFMVMDPGGSQVQVPGIHTTEPTFGLPATWVDASLKEEASLKGYTVVDAATVLSTHLTELLKANMSDLLSYGEVQKLLKELPKEQSELVKDIVPGQVTVSGIQRVLQLLLAERISIRDLSTILEGIADSLAFSRNPATMVEHVRARLARQICAQNTSYNGYLPLIALSAKWEQAFAESIIGQGEERSLAMQPSKLSEFMTAVREAFERAAREGEAPVLVTSAAIRPFVRSLVERFRAQTTVLSQAEIHPRARLKTVGSI; encoded by the coding sequence ATGGTCGACGTCACCGCGGGACAGGGCGTAGGCGCAGCAAAGCCCGGCATCCCCTCCCTCAACGAAATCGTCAGCATCCTCAAGCGCGGCGACATCGCGCTCGCGCTCGGCATCCTCACCATCCTGGTGGTGCTGATCCTCCCCCTGCCCGCGATCGTGCTGGACCTGTTCCTGGCGATCTCGATCACGCTCTCGATCCTGATCCTGATGACCTCGCTGTTCATCCAGGCGCCGCTCGAATTCTCGGCCTTCCCGACCATCCTCCTGATCTCGACCATGCTGCGCCTCTCGCTCAACATGGCCTCGACCCGCCTGATCCTGTCGCATGGGCACGAGGGCACGGATGCCGCCGGTCACGTCATCGAAGCCTTCGGCAGCTTCGTGATGGGCGGCAATTTCGTCATCGGCATCATCGTCTTCGCCATCCTGATCATCGTCAATTTCGTCGTCATCACCAAGGGTTCGGGCCGTATCGCCGAAGTCGCCGCCCGCTTCCACCTCGACGCCATGCCCGGCAAGCAGATGGCGATCGACGCCGACCTCTCCGCCGGCCTGATCGACGAGAAGGTCGCCAAGCAGCGCCGCAAGGAGCTGGAGGACGAGAGCGGATTCTTCGGCGCCATGGACGGTGCCTCCAAATTCGTCCGCGGCGATGCCATCGCCGGCCTCCTGATCGTCTTCATCAACGTCGTCGGCGGCATGATCATCGGCGTCGCGCAGCAGGGCCTCTCCTTCGCCGACGCCGGGCGCAGCTACACGCTGCTGACCGTCGGCGACGGCCTCGTCACCCAGGTGCCGGCGCTGATCGTCTCGACCGCGGCGGGCCTGCTCGTGTCCAAGGCCGGCGTCTCCGGCGCCGCCGACAAGGCGCTGATGAAGCAGTTCTCCGGTTATCCGCAGGCGCTGGCGATGTCCTCGGCAGTCATGCTGGTGCTGGCGGCCCTGCCGGGCATCCCGACCATCCCCTTCCTCGCGCTCGGCGCCGGCGCCGGCGCGCTGGCCTGGCACGCCCGCAACCACAAGCGCACCACCGTCAAGGCCGAGGAAGCTGCCAAGGCCGCTCCTGCGGCAGGTCAGCCTGGCGCGCCGGGCACCGCTGCGGCCGAGGAGCCGATCTCCGCTGCGCTGAAGATCGACGACCTCAAGATCGAGCTCGGCTACGCCCTCTTGCCGCTCGTCAACGGGCCCGACGGCACCGACCGCCTCACCGAGCAGATCAAGGCGCTGCGCCGCTCGCTGGCGATCGAGATGGGCTTCGTGATGCCGGCGGTGCGCATCCTCGACAACGTCCAGCTCGAAGCCAACACCTACATCATCAAGATCAAGGAGGTCGACGCCGGCAGCGGCAAGATCTGGCCGAACCAGTTCATGGTCATGGACCCCGGCGGCAGCCAGGTTCAGGTGCCCGGCATCCACACCACCGAGCCGACCTTCGGCCTGCCCGCGACCTGGGTCGACGCCAGCCTCAAGGAAGAAGCCTCGCTCAAGGGCTACACCGTCGTCGACGCCGCGACCGTGCTCTCGACCCATCTCACCGAGCTGCTCAAGGCCAACATGTCGGACCTGCTCTCCTATGGCGAGGTGCAGAAGCTGCTCAAGGAGCTGCCGAAGGAGCAGAGCGAGCTGGTCAAGGACATCGTGCCGGGACAGGTCACCGTGTCCGGCATCCAGCGCGTGCTGCAGCTGCTGCTGGCCGAGCGCATCTCCATCCGCGACCTCTCGACCATCCTCGAAGGCATCGCCGACTCGCTCGCCTTCTCGCGCAATCCCGCGACCATGGTCGAGCACGTCCGCGCCCGCCTGGCGCGCCAGATCTGCGCGCAAAACACCTCCTACAACGGGTATCTGCCGCTGATCGCGCTGTCGGCGAAGTGGGAGCAGGCGTTCGCCGAATCCATCATCGGCCAGGGCGAGGAGCGCAGCCTCGCGATGCAGCCCTCGAAACTGTCGGAGTTCATGACGGCCGTGCGCGAGGCGTTCGAGCGCGCCGCCCGCGAAGGCGAGGCTCCGGTGCTGGTCACCTCTGCGGCAATTCGTCCGTTCGTACGTTCCCTGGTCGAGCGGTTCCGGGCCCAGACGACCGTGCTGTCGCAGGCTGAAATCCACCCCAGGGCGAGGTTGAAAACGGTCGGAAGCATCTGA
- a CDS encoding NAD(P)/FAD-dependent oxidoreductase: protein MARIVVLGAGFAGLWAAIGAARMREEIGAVSDIEIRLIDRNPYHNIRVRNYEADLSEVAIPLPQLLDPIGVSHGIGEVETIDPARREISLVTDRGDETLRYDRLVLALGSEVMRPDIPGLAEHAFDVDTYAAALNLEEHLTSLGHSAPSPGRSTVVVVGAGFTGIEVAAEMPDRLARAGITGSRRIILVDPNPAVGATIGVHARPVIETALASLEVETRLGVRVASVEAAGMHLSSGEFIPTQTVIWCAGMRASRLAASFPDARDRLGRLLVDPFMRVADVGGVFAAGDVASSVVDGLHPTVMSCQFARPMGRFAGHNVVADLAGRPMLPLRIDWYVTVLDLGGWGALYTEGWDREVRTTGAAAKATKKTINCKRIYPPLSGSKDELFAAAAPTVQAPPPTYGAR, encoded by the coding sequence ATGGCGCGTATCGTCGTGCTCGGCGCCGGGTTTGCAGGCCTGTGGGCGGCCATCGGTGCTGCGCGCATGCGCGAGGAGATCGGTGCTGTCAGCGACATCGAGATCCGCCTCATTGACCGCAATCCCTATCACAACATCCGCGTGCGCAATTACGAGGCCGATCTTTCCGAGGTCGCCATCCCGCTGCCGCAACTGCTCGATCCGATCGGTGTCAGTCACGGCATCGGTGAGGTCGAGACCATCGATCCGGCACGGCGTGAGATTTCGCTGGTCACCGACCGCGGCGATGAGACGCTGAGATACGACCGCCTGGTGCTGGCGCTCGGCAGCGAGGTGATGCGGCCCGACATTCCGGGCCTCGCCGAGCATGCGTTCGACGTCGATACCTATGCTGCGGCGCTCAATCTCGAGGAGCATCTCACCTCGCTCGGACACAGCGCGCCGTCGCCGGGTCGCTCGACGGTCGTGGTGGTCGGCGCCGGCTTCACCGGCATCGAGGTCGCGGCCGAGATGCCGGACCGGCTGGCGCGTGCAGGTATCACCGGCAGTCGCCGTATCATCCTGGTCGATCCCAATCCGGCGGTCGGCGCCACCATCGGCGTGCATGCGCGACCGGTGATCGAGACCGCGCTTGCCTCGCTCGAGGTCGAGACGCGGCTCGGCGTGCGTGTCGCATCGGTCGAGGCCGCCGGCATGCACCTGAGCTCGGGCGAGTTCATCCCGACGCAGACGGTGATCTGGTGCGCCGGGATGCGTGCAAGCCGTCTCGCGGCGAGCTTTCCGGATGCGCGTGATCGCCTCGGGCGCCTCCTGGTCGATCCCTTCATGCGGGTCGCGGATGTCGGCGGCGTGTTCGCGGCCGGCGATGTCGCCTCCAGCGTCGTCGATGGCTTACATCCGACCGTGATGTCCTGCCAGTTCGCGCGGCCGATGGGCCGTTTCGCCGGCCACAATGTCGTGGCCGATCTCGCGGGCCGGCCGATGCTGCCGCTGCGGATCGACTGGTACGTGACCGTGCTCGATCTCGGCGGCTGGGGCGCGCTCTACACCGAGGGCTGGGACCGGGAGGTGCGGACGACAGGTGCAGCAGCGAAGGCGACCAAGAAGACCATCAACTGCAAGCGGATCTATCCGCCGCTCTCGGGCAGCAAGGACGAGCTGTTCGCAGCCGCTGCGCCGACGGTGCAGGCGCCGCCGCCGACCTACGGGGCGCGGTAG
- a CDS encoding helix-turn-helix transcriptional regulator, giving the protein MDAARTPGIFVHQYSGLPHGPAFEHWRERAFGPCGLDIGPSHGDSIDCRLQVSVVDNIALAIPEGASAQYTRTQSHLADGSNDLVLISAHAGLVRVGQNGHTVELAPAQMVLVDMSVTGTVGHTDEDRFTTIRMPRRALLDINPRAEEKLSQVLSDGAVAETIFRYHALAAHHAPHLDAVGQRLTAQHMVDLVGLLLGTDAEHASLARGRGHAAARLDLMRADVMAALGRNDLCLSEIATRSGLSPRQAQRLFEQAGTTFTEFVLEQRLLQARKLLGDPRARARKISDIAHSSGFSDLSYFNRAFRKRFGATPSELREA; this is encoded by the coding sequence ATGGATGCAGCAAGGACGCCGGGCATCTTCGTCCACCAATATTCAGGACTGCCGCACGGTCCGGCCTTCGAGCATTGGCGCGAGCGGGCCTTCGGTCCCTGCGGCCTCGATATCGGGCCGAGCCACGGCGACAGCATCGATTGCCGGCTCCAGGTCAGCGTGGTCGACAATATCGCGCTCGCCATTCCCGAGGGCGCCTCGGCGCAATACACGCGCACGCAGAGCCATCTTGCCGACGGCAGCAACGACCTCGTGCTGATATCGGCCCATGCGGGCCTCGTCCGGGTCGGGCAGAACGGCCATACCGTCGAGCTTGCGCCGGCGCAGATGGTGCTGGTCGACATGAGCGTCACCGGCACCGTCGGCCACACCGACGAGGACCGCTTCACCACTATCCGCATGCCGCGCCGCGCGCTGCTCGACATCAATCCGCGCGCGGAGGAGAAGCTGTCGCAAGTGCTCTCTGATGGTGCGGTGGCCGAGACCATCTTCCGCTATCACGCGCTTGCCGCCCATCACGCGCCGCATCTCGATGCCGTCGGCCAGCGCCTGACCGCGCAGCACATGGTCGATCTCGTCGGCCTCTTGCTCGGCACCGATGCCGAGCATGCAAGCCTCGCCCGCGGGCGCGGACATGCCGCGGCGCGTCTCGATCTCATGCGCGCCGACGTGATGGCCGCGCTCGGCCGCAACGATCTCTGCCTGTCCGAGATAGCGACGCGCTCGGGGCTCAGCCCGCGCCAGGCGCAACGCCTGTTCGAGCAGGCCGGCACCACCTTCACCGAATTCGTGCTGGAGCAGCGCCTGTTGCAGGCGCGCAAGCTGCTCGGCGATCCCCGCGCCAGGGCGCGCAAGATCAGCGACATCGCGCACTCCTCGGGCTTCTCCGATCTGTCCTATTTCAACCGCGCCTTCCGCAAGCGCTTTGGCGCGACGCCGTCGGAATTGCGCGAGGCCTGA
- a CDS encoding anti-sigma factor: MAYTEDHIALAAEYALGTLDAEERAQVETMMAVDRAFADIVQAWSYRLGVLNQMVGNIEPRPIVWENIRSEIARTALAQEPPAPSAVVPPPPPPPVETAPPDLPSEQTPEPEPQPAEAEQPETMRTSPDAIGDIAPVFMPQVHAPDPDVVRVQQVPIVDDTNVIYLEGRVKRWRTIASSVGALAAALLVTLSLQIFRPDALPGALRPAPRIQTVEVKTPAAPLAASAQYVALLQGQGGGPAFILTIDGATRNFTVRKVGATPEPGKSFELWLISDKLPRPRSLGVISSGDFTARPVLGSYDADVVSGATYAVTVEQAGGSPTGEPTSAPVFSGKLIETVPPSQPQAPAKK; encoded by the coding sequence ATGGCCTACACTGAGGACCATATCGCGCTCGCCGCGGAATATGCGCTCGGTACGCTCGATGCCGAGGAGCGCGCGCAGGTCGAGACCATGATGGCGGTGGACAGGGCGTTCGCCGACATCGTGCAGGCCTGGTCTTACCGGCTCGGCGTCCTCAACCAGATGGTCGGCAATATCGAGCCGCGTCCGATCGTGTGGGAGAACATCAGGTCCGAGATCGCGCGCACGGCGCTTGCGCAGGAGCCGCCGGCCCCGTCCGCAGTCGTGCCGCCGCCGCCACCTCCGCCGGTCGAAACCGCGCCGCCGGACTTGCCGTCCGAGCAGACGCCGGAGCCAGAGCCGCAGCCTGCCGAGGCAGAGCAGCCCGAGACGATGCGGACTTCACCTGATGCGATTGGCGACATCGCGCCGGTCTTCATGCCGCAGGTCCACGCGCCCGATCCCGACGTCGTGCGCGTGCAGCAGGTGCCGATCGTCGACGACACCAACGTGATCTATCTCGAGGGCCGCGTGAAGCGCTGGCGCACCATCGCATCCTCAGTCGGTGCGCTTGCGGCCGCGCTGCTGGTGACGCTGTCACTCCAGATCTTCCGGCCCGACGCGCTGCCGGGTGCGTTGCGTCCCGCACCGCGCATCCAGACCGTGGAGGTGAAGACGCCGGCGGCGCCGCTCGCCGCCTCTGCGCAATATGTGGCGCTGTTGCAGGGCCAGGGCGGCGGCCCGGCCTTCATTCTCACCATCGACGGCGCGACGCGGAATTTCACGGTGCGCAAGGTCGGCGCGACGCCGGAGCCCGGGAAGAGTTTCGAGCTCTGGCTGATCTCCGACAAGCTGCCGCGCCCGCGCTCGCTCGGCGTGATCAGCTCTGGCGATTTCACGGCGCGTCCGGTGCTCGGCTCCTATGATGCCGACGTCGTCAGCGGCGCCACCTACGCCGTCACCGTCGAGCAGGCCGGCGGCTCGCCGACGGGAGAGCCGACCTCCGCGCCGGTGTTTTCCGGCAAGCTGATCGAGACCGTGCCGCCGTCCCAGCCGCAGGCCCCCGCGAAGAAGTAG
- a CDS encoding sigma-70 family RNA polymerase sigma factor: MLTPAELVGLIEAVAKGDQAAFERLYAATRAKLYGVVLRILRRQDLAEEVIQETYVKIWNGAAQFNPALSSPITWMASIARNRAIDIVRKKSEVSIEEEPQAMEVAADSPDPLARREMTEELKRLLECVGRLEPDRQRLVLLAYYNGWSREQLAEKFAAPVNTVKTWLRRSMLDIRECLGL; the protein is encoded by the coding sequence ATGCTGACGCCAGCAGAGCTGGTCGGGCTGATCGAGGCGGTGGCGAAGGGCGACCAGGCCGCGTTCGAGCGTCTCTACGCCGCCACGCGGGCGAAACTTTATGGCGTCGTGCTCCGTATCTTGCGCCGACAGGATCTCGCAGAGGAGGTCATTCAGGAGACCTACGTCAAGATCTGGAACGGTGCCGCCCAGTTCAATCCGGCCTTGTCGTCGCCGATCACGTGGATGGCGTCGATCGCGCGCAACCGCGCCATCGACATCGTCCGCAAGAAGTCCGAAGTCTCCATCGAGGAAGAGCCTCAGGCGATGGAGGTTGCGGCCGACAGTCCCGATCCGCTGGCGCGGCGGGAGATGACCGAGGAGTTGAAGCGGCTTTTGGAATGCGTCGGCCGGCTCGAGCCGGATCGTCAGAGGCTCGTCCTTCTCGCCTATTACAACGGCTGGAGCCGCGAGCAGCTGGCGGAGAAGTTCGCCGCGCCCGTCAACACGGTGAAGACGTGGCTGCGGCGCAGCATGTTGGATATCCGGGAGTGCCTCGGACTATGA
- the fliJ gene encoding flagellar export protein FliJ: protein MKSRDTLIRLKKFQVDEKRRRVTQIETMIADFQRMSVDLEREIQTEQERAGINDPSHFAYPTYAKAAIQRRENLTRSADELKGQLDEAKAALAEAFEELKKVELLDERDQARERAEENAREQADLDSIGLMRARIGAVA, encoded by the coding sequence ATGAAGTCACGAGATACCCTCATCCGCCTGAAGAAGTTTCAGGTCGACGAGAAGCGCCGCCGGGTCACCCAGATCGAGACCATGATCGCCGACTTCCAGCGGATGTCGGTCGATCTCGAACGCGAGATCCAGACCGAGCAGGAGCGCGCCGGGATCAACGATCCCTCGCATTTCGCCTACCCGACCTATGCCAAGGCCGCGATCCAGCGCCGCGAGAACCTGACCCGCTCGGCCGACGAGCTCAAGGGCCAGCTCGACGAAGCCAAGGCCGCGCTGGCCGAAGCCTTCGAGGAGCTGAAGAAGGTCGAGCTGCTCGACGAGCGCGACCAGGCCCGCGAACGCGCCGAGGAGAACGCCCGCGAGCAGGCCGACCTCGACAGCATCGGCCTGATGCGCGCCCGAATCGGGGCCGTCGCCTAA
- the fliI gene encoding flagellar protein export ATPase FliI: protein MKALAEQIGDIDGVNIYGRVVGVRGLMVEVAGPIHAMSVGARLVIETGANRSIPCEVIGFSGNNAVVMPFAGLDGVRRGCKAVIANAANQVRPSSAWLGRVVNALGEPIDGKGPLPQGSSPMPYRNSPPPAHSRKRVGSPLDLGVRAMNTFLTCCRGQRMGIFAGSGVGKSVLLSMLARNVDAAVSVIGLIGERGREVQEFLQDDLGEEGLARSVVVVATSDEPALMRRQAAYLTLAVAEYFRDEDKDVLCLMDSVTRFAMAQREIGLSAGEPPTAKGYTPTVFTELPKLLERAGPGLREGAITAIFTVLVDGDDHNEPIADAVRGILDGHIVMQRSIAERGRYPAINILKSVSRTMPKSADPQFWPTIQRARQVMATYADMEELIRLGAYRAGSSPEVDEAIRLHEPLEAFLRQRKDENASLADGYRQLAQILGNLETER from the coding sequence ATGAAGGCTCTTGCCGAACAGATCGGTGACATCGACGGCGTCAACATTTATGGCCGCGTCGTCGGCGTGCGCGGCCTGATGGTCGAGGTCGCCGGACCCATTCATGCGATGTCGGTCGGCGCGCGGCTCGTGATCGAGACCGGCGCCAATCGCTCTATTCCCTGCGAAGTGATCGGCTTCTCCGGCAACAACGCTGTCGTGATGCCGTTCGCGGGACTCGATGGCGTGCGCCGCGGCTGCAAGGCGGTGATCGCCAATGCCGCAAATCAAGTGCGGCCGTCGTCGGCCTGGCTCGGCCGCGTCGTCAATGCGCTGGGCGAGCCGATCGACGGCAAGGGGCCGCTGCCGCAAGGCTCCTCGCCGATGCCGTACCGCAATTCGCCGCCGCCGGCGCATTCGCGCAAACGCGTCGGCAGCCCGCTGGATCTCGGCGTGCGCGCGATGAACACCTTCCTTACCTGCTGCCGCGGCCAGCGCATGGGCATCTTCGCAGGCTCCGGCGTCGGCAAATCGGTGCTGCTCTCGATGCTCGCACGCAACGTCGATGCCGCGGTCAGCGTCATCGGGCTGATCGGCGAGCGAGGCCGCGAGGTGCAGGAGTTCTTGCAGGACGATCTCGGCGAGGAGGGCCTCGCGCGCTCCGTCGTCGTGGTCGCGACCTCCGACGAGCCGGCGCTGATGCGGCGACAGGCGGCGTATCTGACCCTCGCGGTCGCCGAATATTTTCGCGATGAGGACAAGGATGTCCTCTGCCTGATGGACTCGGTGACGCGCTTTGCCATGGCGCAGCGCGAGATCGGCCTCTCCGCCGGCGAGCCGCCGACCGCCAAGGGCTATACGCCGACCGTCTTCACCGAGCTGCCGAAGCTGCTGGAACGTGCCGGACCGGGCCTCCGCGAGGGTGCCATCACCGCGATCTTCACCGTGCTGGTCGACGGCGACGACCATAACGAGCCGATTGCGGACGCGGTGCGCGGCATCCTCGACGGCCATATCGTGATGCAGCGCTCGATCGCCGAGCGCGGCCGCTACCCCGCGATCAACATCCTCAAATCCGTCTCCCGCACCATGCCGAAATCGGCCGACCCGCAGTTCTGGCCGACCATCCAGCGGGCGCGGCAGGTGATGGCGACCTATGCCGACATGGAGGAGTTGATCCGGCTCGGCGCCTACCGCGCCGGCTCCAGCCCCGAGGTCGACGAGGCGATCCGCCTGCACGAGCCGCTGGAGGCCTTCCTGCGCCAGCGCAAGGACGAAAATGCATCACTGGCCGACGGCTATCGCCAGTTGGCACAGATCCTCGGGAATTTGGAAACGGAACGCTAA
- the ctrA gene encoding response regulator transcription factor CtrA — MRVLLIEDDSAVAQSIELMLKSESFNVYTTDLGEEGVDLGKLYDYDIILLDLNLPDMSGYDVLKQLRVSKIKTPILILSGLAGIEDKVKGLGVGADDYMTKPFHKDELVARIHAIVRRSKGHAQSVIQTGDLVVNLDTKTVEVGGQRVHLTGKEYQMLELLSLRKGTTLTKEMFLNHLYGGMDEPELKIIDVFICKLRKKLANASEGRNFIETVWGRGYVLREPHEADERIPA, encoded by the coding sequence ATGCGCGTTTTGCTGATTGAAGATGACAGCGCCGTCGCGCAGTCGATCGAGCTGATGCTGAAGTCTGAGAGCTTCAACGTCTACACGACCGATTTGGGGGAAGAAGGCGTCGATCTCGGTAAGTTATACGATTACGACATTATTCTCCTCGACCTCAACCTGCCCGACATGTCCGGTTACGACGTGCTCAAGCAGCTGCGGGTCTCCAAGATCAAGACACCGATTCTGATCCTCTCCGGCCTCGCCGGCATCGAGGACAAGGTCAAGGGTCTCGGCGTCGGCGCCGACGACTATATGACCAAGCCCTTCCACAAGGACGAGCTGGTGGCCCGCATCCACGCGATCGTGCGCCGCTCCAAGGGTCACGCCCAGTCGGTCATCCAGACCGGCGACCTCGTCGTCAACCTCGACACCAAGACGGTGGAAGTCGGCGGCCAGCGCGTGCATCTGACCGGCAAGGAATATCAGATGCTGGAGCTGCTCTCGCTCCGCAAGGGCACGACCCTCACCAAGGAAATGTTCCTCAACCATCTCTATGGCGGCATGGACGAGCCCGAGCTGAAGATCATCGACGTCTTCATCTGCAAGCTCCGCAAGAAGCTCGCCAACGCCTCCGAAGGCCGCAACTTCATCGAGACCGTGTGGGGCCGCGGCTACGTGCTGCGCGAGCCGCACGAGGCCGACGAGCGCATCCCGGCCTGA
- a CDS encoding DUF350 domain-containing protein, which yields MILQSLAGLPAFLVYFCTGLIAIVAYLFVYTRITPHNEFQLIRDNEPAAAIALGLSLLGFVAPLISAIAHSANVLDCMVWAIIALIVQIIVLFLVKVPVPNLSARIAAGELAPAIWLGLSSLAAGLLNAACMIY from the coding sequence ATGATCCTGCAATCACTCGCCGGCCTGCCCGCCTTCCTGGTCTATTTCTGCACCGGCCTGATCGCCATCGTGGCCTATCTGTTCGTCTACACCCGCATCACCCCGCACAACGAGTTCCAGCTGATCCGCGACAACGAGCCGGCCGCGGCGATCGCGCTCGGCCTCAGCCTGCTCGGCTTCGTCGCGCCGCTGATCAGCGCGATCGCGCATTCGGCCAATGTTCTGGACTGCATGGTCTGGGCGATCATCGCGCTGATCGTGCAGATCATCGTGCTGTTTCTCGTGAAAGTGCCGGTGCCGAACCTGTCGGCGCGGATCGCCGCCGGTGAGCTTGCGCCCGCGATCTGGCTCGGGCTGTCCTCGCTCGCCGCTGGCCTCCTGAACGCCGCCTGCATGATCTACTGA